A region from the Vicia villosa cultivar HV-30 ecotype Madison, WI linkage group LG3, Vvil1.0, whole genome shotgun sequence genome encodes:
- the LOC131659361 gene encoding uncharacterized protein LOC131659361 — MVIQEESNIVALLPKHVDDVPSEEIISLANASDSRNYQDRSRPSNSSNFPKKDGRLCTYFHKIGHTIDVCYKKHDFPPSFGKMQVSTNATNVDNGESHQVSTGAEDSGVNDHVCSSLHWFSFYHKIKRINDVKSKRMIGLASAVGGLYRLVNTSDSSAGDILPSQSSLIPYNHHNLSLPQGNVNNCKVIPNQAIWHFRLGHLSHERLSKMSQLYPQITCNNKDVYDICHFAKQKKLPFNSSLPKAEHVLELIHFDIWGPISTNFIHGHRYFLTILDDFNRFVWIILLKSKLEVSNHFQHFVAMIEK, encoded by the exons ATGGTTATTCAAGAAGAGAGTAATATTGTTGCATTACTCCCTAAACATGTTGATGATGTTCCTTCTGAAGAGATTATTTCTCTTGCTAATGCATCAGATTCAAGAAATTATCAAGATCGCAGTAGGCCTTCTAATTCTTCCAATTTTCCCAAGAAAGATGGTAGGTTATGCACTTATTTCCATAAAATAGGTCACACTATTGATGTATGCTATAAGAAACATGATTTTCCTCCATCCTTTGGCAAGATGCAAGTCTCAACCAATGCCACTAATGTTGATAATGGTGAGTCACATCAGGTTTCCACTGGTGCAGAAG ATTCAGGTGTGAATGATCATGTTTGTTCATCTTTACATTGGTTTAGCTTTTATCATAAGATTAAGCGAATAAAT GATGTGAAATCGAAGAGGATGATTGGTTTGGCTAGTGCTGTTGGAGGCCTATATAGACTTGTGAATACTTCAGATTCATCAGCTGGTGATATACTTCCATCTCAGTCCAGCCTCATCCCTTATAATCATCATAACCTTAGTCTTCCTCAAGGTAATGTTAATAATTGTAAAGTGATCCCTAATCAAGCCATTTGGCATTTTAGATTAGGACACCTTTCCCATGAGAGATTGTCCAAAATGTCTCAATTGTACCCTCAAATTACTTGTAATAATAAAGATGTTTATGACATTTGTCACTTTGCTAAACAAAAGAAATTACCTTTTAATTCTAGTCTTCCTAAAGCTGAGCATGTTCTTGAACTAATACATTTTGACATATGGGGCCCTATCTCCACAAATTTTATTCATGGTCATAGATATTTTCTGACTATCCTTGATGATTTCAATAGATTTGTCTGGATTATTTTACTTAAGTCCAAATTAGAAGTGTCCAACCATTTCCAACACTTTGTTGCCATGATAGAGAAATAG